A portion of the Bacillus sp. es.034 genome contains these proteins:
- a CDS encoding CsxC family protein, with protein MKKNTGCGFGHHGCPPQPSSDKAKSKSLFTETFVPDLDLEEVTVVLGDVFLQSLTEAEVHLPTYASAIKNIEKNVSLTQCKAIPVPGFPDYVKLFVEGIVHKNIQYVEGSYGVVKDYSVDIPFKAYDRVRLATPVNNPFGIDFSIKKNVLQRRELAKDGMGAKRCEFGSLTFEINNEPINCKLLASAVNQWDITENFDNWGRFNKITEKMDINLLIKLTQKRQQLAGDGDTGGGEEQGPEVVYNRFRNIIQQ; from the coding sequence ATGAAAAAGAATACAGGCTGCGGATTTGGTCATCACGGATGCCCTCCACAACCATCAAGCGATAAGGCAAAATCAAAAAGCTTATTTACAGAAACATTCGTGCCAGATCTTGACTTGGAAGAAGTAACAGTTGTTCTTGGAGATGTATTTCTTCAATCTTTAACAGAAGCGGAAGTTCATCTGCCAACCTATGCTAGTGCCATTAAAAATATAGAGAAAAATGTATCGCTCACACAATGTAAAGCAATTCCTGTACCAGGGTTTCCGGATTACGTGAAATTATTCGTAGAAGGGATTGTCCATAAGAACATTCAATATGTAGAAGGTTCCTATGGAGTTGTAAAGGATTATAGTGTTGACATTCCTTTTAAAGCGTATGATCGAGTGAGACTGGCTACCCCTGTCAACAATCCGTTCGGAATTGACTTCAGCATTAAGAAGAATGTGTTGCAAAGAAGAGAACTTGCCAAGGACGGAATGGGAGCTAAGCGCTGCGAATTTGGATCCCTGACGTTTGAAATCAATAATGAACCGATCAATTGCAAACTTCTGGCTTCTGCTGTTAATCAGTGGGATATTACAGAGAATTTTGACAATTGGGGACGATTTAATAAAATCACAGAAAAAATGGACATCAATCTTCTAATTAAATTAACTCAGAAGAGACAACAATTGGCTGGAGACGGGGATACAGGTGGAGGAGAAGAGCAAGGTCCAGAAGTAGTCTATAATCGTTTCAGAAATATCATCCAACAATAA
- a CDS encoding CsxC family protein — protein sequence MSDYNKSKNCVNVDKSASLDHCDNTTVNPILTPAGERIVHVPVDLGVYRVSSNLEAHIKFPEPVMEIKDVKKKVEIVQCRLMTIPTSNGDFSEDGAQFPLLLSGYVRKNIQYATPCGGSGFDGSCVSSDIKSLTVRVPFKCMTTITLESPVQLPRTNNRQEFDFFRAQDLGTGYPEKDQYLSNDISQFHQYSNQYYNQLPYCELLSSSILEWDESTDRVSEGPVGEGYFYNMLEKMSLNFTIKVLQKQQIRLTAE from the coding sequence ATGAGTGATTATAATAAGAGTAAAAATTGTGTGAACGTAGATAAGTCTGCTTCACTCGATCACTGCGACAACACAACAGTCAATCCCATTCTAACCCCGGCAGGTGAAAGAATTGTCCATGTTCCAGTCGATTTAGGAGTATATCGTGTATCAAGTAACCTTGAAGCACACATTAAATTTCCTGAGCCTGTGATGGAAATCAAAGATGTAAAAAAGAAAGTCGAAATTGTACAATGCCGTTTAATGACGATTCCAACAAGCAATGGCGACTTCAGTGAAGATGGTGCACAATTTCCTCTGCTATTATCAGGGTATGTGCGCAAGAACATTCAATACGCAACACCATGTGGAGGATCTGGATTCGATGGATCCTGTGTATCTTCTGACATTAAATCATTAACGGTCCGCGTCCCTTTTAAATGCATGACTACGATTACCCTGGAATCACCAGTCCAGCTCCCAAGAACAAATAACCGTCAGGAATTTGACTTCTTTAGAGCACAAGACTTAGGTACAGGCTATCCAGAGAAGGATCAATATTTATCAAATGATATTTCCCAATTCCATCAATACAGCAATCAATACTACAATCAACTTCCTTATTGTGAATTGCTTTCAAGCAGCATTTTAGAGTGGGATGAATCAACAGATCGTGTATCCGAAGGTCCTGTAGGTGAAGGATATTTCTACAATATGCTAGAAAAAATGTCCCTCAACTTTACCATTAAAGTATTACAAAAACAGCAAATCCGTCTTACTGCAGAATAA
- a CDS encoding CsxC family protein, producing MFENHHKMSECHATSNMHDCKNHCHHPKVSIGKIVTKVPVVLAELTLQVNVDATITFPEAVLEIKDIKKTIKLTQCRLLLPSNKLFVKGFVRKNIQYASPCKEIEETSLSSIASDLHSYTVDIPFQCVTDIKHFLSMPVMPEVNNRQEFDFFISKPLPSGYPEKDELQTHDLSQFHQESHQFYNEIPYCELVSSKIIEWDEAIDRCPLPHSGPIGEGYFRTIEEKMVIDICVKVLQNQQIRVTSTTNDDCD from the coding sequence ATGTTTGAAAATCATCATAAAATGTCCGAATGCCATGCAACGTCAAATATGCATGATTGTAAAAACCATTGTCACCACCCAAAAGTCAGTATCGGAAAAATTGTGACCAAAGTACCTGTCGTATTGGCAGAACTGACACTACAGGTAAATGTAGATGCGACAATCACCTTTCCAGAAGCCGTTTTGGAAATTAAAGATATTAAAAAAACGATAAAACTGACACAGTGCAGACTTCTTCTTCCTTCTAATAAACTTTTTGTAAAAGGTTTTGTACGAAAAAACATCCAGTATGCAAGCCCTTGTAAAGAAATTGAAGAAACGTCCCTTTCTTCGATTGCATCAGATCTTCATTCATACACAGTTGATATACCTTTTCAGTGTGTAACAGACATTAAGCATTTCTTATCCATGCCGGTTATGCCGGAAGTGAATAATCGCCAGGAATTTGATTTCTTTATTTCAAAACCGCTGCCTTCCGGGTATCCGGAGAAAGATGAACTACAAACCCATGATTTATCCCAATTCCATCAGGAAAGCCATCAATTTTACAATGAAATCCCATACTGTGAGTTGGTTTCAAGCAAAATCATTGAGTGGGATGAAGCCATCGACCGGTGTCCACTCCCTCATTCCGGTCCCATTGGAGAAGGCTACTTCCGCACCATTGAAGAGAAAATGGTCATAGATATATGTGTAAAAGTTCTTCAGAACCAACAAATACGGGTTACCTCCACCACGAATGATGATTGTGACTGA